A section of the Rummeliibacillus pycnus genome encodes:
- a CDS encoding BRO-N domain-containing protein: MKDELKVIHEQIILGKNFKVYGDFENPLFLAKDVAEWIDYDTSSLNKMLNNVDEDEKIQKNTRNIVPTKGNPLKWFLTEDGLYEVLMQSRKPIAKAFKKQVKEILKTIRKRGIHMTDKKIDDFLDNPDLLIDLLLQAGEQLKKSKIKTSDLK, translated from the coding sequence ATGAAAGATGAATTAAAGGTTATTCATGAGCAAATAATTTTAGGAAAAAATTTTAAAGTTTACGGTGATTTTGAAAATCCTTTATTCCTAGCGAAAGATGTTGCTGAATGGATTGATTATGATACATCAAGTTTAAATAAGATGTTAAATAATGTAGATGAAGATGAAAAAATTCAAAAGAATACTCGGAACATTGTTCCGACTAAAGGTAATCCTTTAAAATGGTTCTTAACTGAAGATGGATTATATGAGGTATTAATGCAATCACGTAAACCAATTGCTAAGGCATTTAAGAAACAAGTAAAAGAAATTTTGAAAACCATTCGTAAAAGGGGTATTCATATGACAGATAAAAAAATTGATGATTTTTTAGATAACCCTGACTTATTAATAGATTTATTATTACAAGCTGGTGAACAATTAAAAAAATCAAAAATAAAAACCAGTGATTTAAAATAA